The genomic window GCGATCTTCATCCAGCGGCGGGACCAACTCGCGGATTCGCTGATAGGCCTCTTCCAGTCGTGGCGACGATTTCAGCGGCCGCATCAGGTACAGTCCCTGCGCGGCGGTGAGCAGTTCAATGGCCAGCACGCGGCGCAGCATATCGGCGACGCGGTTGGCTTTCACGCCCGCGATGGGCCCCATCGAGACGTGATCTTCTTGCGTGACGTTGGTGGGAATCGAATCGACGCTGGCCGGGAAGCATTGCGATTTTGCCTCGCTCACTAGCGCCGCGGCCGAGACGTGGGCCATCATGTAACCAGAATTCACACCGCCGTCGTTGACCAGGAAGGTCGGCAGATGCTTGCGCGGGGCGAGCATGGTTTGGCTGATGCGGCGTTCCGAGATATTGGCCAGCGTGGCGAATGCCGACGCCAGCCGATCGCTAACCCGCGCCGGGTAAATGGCGTGGAAGTTGCCGCCGTAGCAAACCGCGTGCTCCTCGGGGAACAACAGCGGGTTATCGGTAACGGCGTTGATCTCGTACTCCAATGTTTTCGTGCTGGTCTGCAATTCGTCCCACACGGCACCATGAACCTGCGGGACGCACCGCAACGAATAGGGGTCCTGAATCCAATGGCTTTCGGCATGATGAGCCGATAGCTGCGATGAGGGGCCGAGCCAGGCCGAGACTTCGCGTCCGCAGGCGATCGTACCGGGATGACCGTGCGCGCGGGTGACCAATTCGGCGCATCCCTTGCGATCTCCGCCCAAGGCTTCGATCGTCATGGCGGCCGCCAGATTGGCGACTTTGAGCAGATATTGCCCTTCGTACCAGGCCTTTACGGCCAAGGCCGTGGAAAGGTGGGTGCCGTTGATCAGGCTTAAGCCTTCTTTGGGGCCCAATTCCAGCGGGGCCACGCCAATGCGAGCCAGAGCGTCGCCGGCTGGCATCGTTTCGATGCGATCGCCGACAGGCATCGTGCAACGGCCTTCGCCCAAGAGGGTCAGCACCGTGTGCGCCCCCGGAGCAAGATCGCCCGACGCTCCGACGCTTCCCTGTGACGGGACTTCGCCCAAGATGCCCGCTTCGAGCACTCGGGTAATCGTGTGCAAAGTCTGCACGCGAACCCCGCTATGGCCGCGGCAAATCGTGTTCAAGCCGATCAACCACATGGCCATCACGATATCGCGCGGCAGCAGGTCGCCGACGCCGCAACAGTGGGAACGAACGATGTTTTTTTGCAGGGCGACGATACGCTCGGGCGGAATGACGACATTGGCGAAGAAGCCGAAGCCGGTATTCACCCCGTAAACGGGCTCTTCCGAGGCCACCAGCTTGTCGAGCAAAGCACTGGCCTGGGCCACGCGGTCGAGCGCTTCGGGGGCAAACGCGACCTTGAGGTGCGATCGTGGATGAAGGGCCTGCAAGGCTCCCTTCCACAACGTTTCGGGGCCGAGCGGCTCGCCACCGATTTCGAAGGGGGCGCCGTTCGAGCGAGCCTCTAGAGCCGCTGGCTTTTTGTCAGAGTCGCGGCGTCCGTTCGACTGATGGGCGGGCTGAAGCATCAATATCTCGCGTTGCGGCACCCCGGAATGCTTCCTTGCAGCCGCGATCCGTCGCTAAAGTGTTATCCAAACTACGCAATCAGCTCCTTCTTCTTATAGGATCACATCTTATGTAACCGAAAAAGTTTGTCAATTATTGACAGATGCAGTGCTAGCAGGCATGACCGCCTGCGAATCGGCAGCTGGCATAAGCGCGAAAGCACCTCGCGGCACTGAGGAACCATCCGCCCGAGACTTGGGGATACGGGCACCGATCACCAATCATGTCAGCGACTTGCGAAGAGCCGTCGGCGGAGAGCCTGGCCTGTCTGCGTGACGAGGATTCGGCCGAACCAGCATGTGACGCGCGGAACAGCTCTTGGCAGTGGGAATTTTACCCTACCGACCCAATCATTTAAATAGCTGCAAATCCATTCAAAACACGTATTTGTGTCATATTGACTAACCGATAATGTTGATTTATATTCGTCGGATTACCTAGCTGTGTAGACTAGTCATTCTTCCCAGTCTGCTGTGGGAAATGCTGCGTCGGAACGGAATCCGCTTCCCGCTCGTACGACTGCTGCAAAACCTGCGAACTGGTGCGATGAAGTATCTGTTGCTGACCGGTGCGACCGGCTTGGTTGGTCGTTACCTGCTCCGCGATTTGTTGGCCGAGGACGTGCCCGTAGCGGTTCTTGTCCGCTCGACGCGCTTTGAATCCGCGGCGCAACGCATCGAAGCCATCATGGAGCGCTGGGAACAGCTGGCAGGGCGCTGCCTGCCGCGGCCCGTGGTGCTCGAGGCGGATCTGCGCGAGCCTCTACTGGGGCTGGCCGAAGGATCGCGCCGCTGGATCGCCGAAAACTGCGATCGCGTGTTGCACAATGCTGCCAGCATGGTCTTCCGCGAGGACAAGCATGGCGAGCCTTTTCGGACGAATGTCGACGGCATGCGGAACATGCTGGCCGTCTGCCAGGAGATGGGCTTGCGGCGGTTCCACCATGTCTCGACCGCCTATGTCTGCGGACTGCGGAATGGCCGCGTTTTCG from Pirellulales bacterium includes these protein-coding regions:
- a CDS encoding histidine ammonia-lyase; translated protein: MLQPAHQSNGRRDSDKKPAALEARSNGAPFEIGGEPLGPETLWKGALQALHPRSHLKVAFAPEALDRVAQASALLDKLVASEEPVYGVNTGFGFFANVVIPPERIVALQKNIVRSHCCGVGDLLPRDIVMAMWLIGLNTICRGHSGVRVQTLHTITRVLEAGILGEVPSQGSVGASGDLAPGAHTVLTLLGEGRCTMPVGDRIETMPAGDALARIGVAPLELGPKEGLSLINGTHLSTALAVKAWYEGQYLLKVANLAAAMTIEALGGDRKGCAELVTRAHGHPGTIACGREVSAWLGPSSQLSAHHAESHWIQDPYSLRCVPQVHGAVWDELQTSTKTLEYEINAVTDNPLLFPEEHAVCYGGNFHAIYPARVSDRLASAFATLANISERRISQTMLAPRKHLPTFLVNDGGVNSGYMMAHVSAAALVSEAKSQCFPASVDSIPTNVTQEDHVSMGPIAGVKANRVADMLRRVLAIELLTAAQGLYLMRPLKSSPRLEEAYQRIRELVPPLDEDR